ACTTCTAGGATATATTTATTACATTAAAGATAATTTAGCAGATTACGAAAAAGAGTTTAACAAAAGGAACAATCCTTATTCCTACTCGTATCTTCAAAAAGATTGCTTGAAAAATTTGAAAGATTTGCTATTAATTAAAACAAATAAACAGCAATACTTACGTCCAAGAGACATTTATCTTCCTGATATTTATGGTAATTTTAATGAACTAGAAATATTACTAGAAGGAATACAGGATATCTCGTTTTTATCATCAGAGTATATTCAAGATTCAATGCAAATTAAAGACTCTAATGAAAAAACAAAAACAATTAGAGAGTGGAGAGAGTTTTTTATTAAGCTAGGAGTAAATGAGCTACCCAAAATAGATGTCGAAATAACAACTGCACATGGCAAGTCTAATAGTCGCCAGTATTATTCCAAAGAATATCCTATTTATAGTTCACCACATATATTAAGAATATTAGAAGCAAAGAATATAGAAAAAAATCGCCAATTGGTTCAACTTTTAGATAGGAATTGGAAATATTACCAGAAATATAAATCTTGGCAAAATTATTATTATAGTAGTGGAACTTTTTACTCTGGCAAGTTTAATGATACAGATTGGTTTACCAAGATTAAAACAACAGCTTGGCTGCCTACTACGAAAGACAAGTTAGCTAAACCTTCTGAACTTTTTCTGGCTAAACCAGAAACGGTATCAATACTAGGGGATAGTGTTCCATACTTAGCTATTGCTCTGAATAATCAAGATTTCATTAAAGACTTAGGAATAAAGGTTAAAATAACTGGCTTAAAGGATTATGCTGATTGGTTGCTTGCATTATCTCGAAAGCCCAAGTTAGATGAAAAAGATGAAGTAATATTGCTTAAAATTTATCAACAATTAAATAATCCTGATATTACTTCAGAAGATTGGTGGAGTAGATTTGTAAGTCAACAAATATTTTGGACGCATCAGGAAACTTTTTGCACAGCTAATAATGTGTTGATAAATGATAATGATGAAATTTACGACTTGTTTAAAGATAATCCTCAGATAGCTTTCCTCAAACTTCCTCCATCCTATTACCCTAAACTCCAGCACTTCATTCAAGCAACTGGGATTCGCCATATTTCTCAAATTATTAAGACTGAATTAGCAATTGGACAAGTACAAAGGGTTGAGGAAGAAAGGCTGACTGAGCAGATTAAAAGTTTGATACCGTATATTCTACGTTATCTTTACCAATTAGAACACCAGACTTATGAACAGCTTAAAGGCAACCAAACCCTAATTCAACTCAAAAATTTAGTGTGTTACCGAGTTAAAAAGCTTGAAATTAAGTATCTTCTTAACGAGCAATCAGCTTGTACTCAAAGAAGTGCTTTCCTGTACAATGGTAGTCTCTACATTCAAGCAGACAGTTTATTAAATACAGATTATTTAGCTTTGGAGATTTCTAAACTCTTTGGTTGTCCAAAAGGCATGGATGAATTTTTAGTGTTGCTGTTTGATAAAAGAACCCCAGACAAAATTGAAAGTTACATGAGAATAAAAAATATTCAGCCGCTACCTGCTGAAGAAAAACAGTGGTTTGAAAGCTCAAGTATTTATCTAGCGGAGACTCATTTTATAGGAATAACAGAGGCGACGGATAAAAACGTTGAGTTTACAGCTCAAAAGCACCACAAAATAGATCCAGATCAAATTTTAGCTAAATCACAATTAACAAATATATATCAAAATGATCAGGCATTTGCTACTGAAGATATTTACGCTTTGGAAATAGATACTCAATGGGAGCCTGAGTGTGACCCTAGAGAAGTCGAAAAAATTGAGGCTCTTCAATGGCCGCAAACAATAATTACATCTCAAGAATATCTCAGTACTGAAAGGGTTAAGGAATCTATTATTACTCCATCTATTACTGAGTTAATTGAACACGAAACTGTTTTAGATCAAACCACTTTTAGCAAAAGTAAATCTGAATTAGCATCAAATCAACCAATTTTTAAATTAATCAGAGAACTACAAGAGAGCGGTCAAGATGAGTTAAGTGAGGGGACAAAGCCTAGTGGCATCTGGGGCGAAAAATTTGCTGTTGAATATTTAAGACGAAAGTTTAGTGCTAAGTATCCTACAGGCGAATTAGAAGAAGGCCAATACGGTTTTTTGATTAAAATTAGGAGTCAAGTAGTAGTTGAGGTTCAGTGGTTAAACAAAGTTCACGAAACAGCAGGGTATGATATCAAATTAATTGAAAAGAGTCGAGAAGATTATATAGAGGTTAAGTCTAGTAAACCTGGAGCTAAGAAATTGATAAAGCTATCAGGTATTCAATGGAAATTGGCTCATGATTTAGGAGACAACTTTCATATATATCGAGTGTATGATGCGGGAACTCAACACGCTACACTTATTGATATTTCCAATCCCAGTCAACTTTGGCTTGAAGGTAGTATCCGTGTAAATTCTGTTTATCTCCGGATATAGAAATAGCAATATAAATAAGGGTAACGGCTTCACCGATACCCCTAGCATCACTTCAACATCAAGCAAACAATATTATAATTCTTCAGTCACACCAAAACAGCTAATTTCCATCGACTCCACCTAAGCACCAGTTGTTCAAACGTGCTTTGGCCAAGTGCTATGACGCTGGTTTGCCTATGGTGTGCGATCGCTACCGCTTGTGGGTACATCCCTTGTAAATGATGAACCTCGTACAACTGGGTTTAATTATCAATACCTTCGCCAAAATAAGAGGATGAAGAGAGAGGGCTGATGTAGTAGAGTTATTGTCTTCCCAAACGACAACTCAAAAGCCACAACAAGCCCATGCCCGATATCTTATCA
The nucleotide sequence above comes from Aulosira sp. FACHB-615. Encoded proteins:
- a CDS encoding DUF3883 domain-containing protein, with the protein product MLSPKQIIEDISKNRYGIGLKTEKAAQEAMNHLRRSLNSALERLSVDLYSKETHFVLELIQNADDNQYKKEIIPTLILTIDSQKIVVKNNETGFTEENVRAICNVGASTKAKVKGYIGEKGIGFKSVFRISDEPQIFSNGFQFKFQHQNDRDQLGFVVPNWIENVPEFVDLNLTNIVLPLRESAKDELVKLGDIEHTLILFLRQVKNIIIDNQVTNKLHEIKRIDLDGKIEIQEINESIVKHCYKLVRNNLNVPENIREEKRENVKLTELVLAFSLQENGTADTRLEQKVFAFLPTRTYGFKFLIQADFLVPANREDIHKDTRWNKWLRDNIAATFLSAVEEFKQDIKLNKNYYNYIPLTHEVKDEFFIPVVNEIYNKLKASRCILTESEKWQIPSQVVQADEQIRELISNNDLQQLLNKEYIHPEVKAKLPILETLGVKKFSLDDLLQCLQNSEWVKKQNDTWFINLYIYLKNCNITDLSKLKKLKIILLENNKLASNDKTPIFFPLRDKELYGFEFEQELQFVKRTLIESTVQDSRNSVIEFLKKLGLQNASPYEIIENYILPIYQEGSWKSKGNQLLGYIYYIKDNLADYEKEFNKRNNPYSYSYLQKDCLKNLKDLLLIKTNKQQYLRPRDIYLPDIYGNFNELEILLEGIQDISFLSSEYIQDSMQIKDSNEKTKTIREWREFFIKLGVNELPKIDVEITTAHGKSNSRQYYSKEYPIYSSPHILRILEAKNIEKNRQLVQLLDRNWKYYQKYKSWQNYYYSSGTFYSGKFNDTDWFTKIKTTAWLPTTKDKLAKPSELFLAKPETVSILGDSVPYLAIALNNQDFIKDLGIKVKITGLKDYADWLLALSRKPKLDEKDEVILLKIYQQLNNPDITSEDWWSRFVSQQIFWTHQETFCTANNVLINDNDEIYDLFKDNPQIAFLKLPPSYYPKLQHFIQATGIRHISQIIKTELAIGQVQRVEEERLTEQIKSLIPYILRYLYQLEHQTYEQLKGNQTLIQLKNLVCYRVKKLEIKYLLNEQSACTQRSAFLYNGSLYIQADSLLNTDYLALEISKLFGCPKGMDEFLVLLFDKRTPDKIESYMRIKNIQPLPAEEKQWFESSSIYLAETHFIGITEATDKNVEFTAQKHHKIDPDQILAKSQLTNIYQNDQAFATEDIYALEIDTQWEPECDPREVEKIEALQWPQTIITSQEYLSTERVKESIITPSITELIEHETVLDQTTFSKSKSELASNQPIFKLIRELQESGQDELSEGTKPSGIWGEKFAVEYLRRKFSAKYPTGELEEGQYGFLIKIRSQVVVEVQWLNKVHETAGYDIKLIEKSREDYIEVKSSKPGAKKLIKLSGIQWKLAHDLGDNFHIYRVYDAGTQHATLIDISNPSQLWLEGSIRVNSVYLRI